The Cyprinus carpio isolate SPL01 chromosome A3, ASM1834038v1, whole genome shotgun sequence genomic interval ACCAAAACAACTAAACTTACGTATTTGGTTCTGCAGGAAATGAACAGATACCGCaattataatcaaattaaattccaATACACCATTTCTAATgtaaacacttaatattttttcccttatGTAAATATATCTCTTTCTAATTAATCTTGATTGGTCTGTTGTTTGAAACTGACATTGATCTGCTGTACCATGTCTGAAGTTGAGCTATTTTTTACTTGACACGGTATCTTTAAAACATCCCACTCGAAAACGAGACATTGAGAAAACAGTGATACGATCTATAATGACCAAATACACAGACAGACTGAATGACCTTTGATCAgtttgtgcacaaacacacacacacacctgcagaaaATTAAGCAGAGACTCACATAGTTGAGTGTGTGAGGGGAAAGCGCAGTGATGTtttcagtgatgtgtgtgtgtgtgtttaatgtctcTGGAATTCTGGAATTTCCCTTATTCTGGGAACCCAAAACCAACTCTGAAAGACTGACATAAAGACAACTAAATGAAACACACATACTGCACATTGGTCTTATCCTGCCACCTACTGGACATTGACTACAACACAAGAGTCaatttaaatgcactgtaagtacagtaaataaatgaCTCTTTGATGTCAGATTTTCATGTAGCTCCtgtgtgctgctgtcattaaaacaaaagatacactaaacaaaaatgcagatattatatttcatttatatttatgcatttggcaggcaCTGTTATCCATAGCGACTTACTGCAATGaagatataaattaaaattaattttgattctcaaatttatattgattttttcaaTACAACTTCTCACTCAAACTGTTCTGCCGAGAATATATCCTGTGTGATGAAAATATGAAgtgcataaacattaaaataaataaatataacttttatggACCTCCTGAATATACATGCATATTAGTTTTTAGTACTATATATCAGCTATACAGAAGACGAAAttgatgtttaaatgtattttacaaaattttacaatgaaaaaaaaaaaaacttactaaaagaTGGAAAGTGTATAATAAGCCCCAAGGGATCTTGTTTTCTCAAACTGTATGCTAAGGATATActttgtaattaaatgtttttattaaaaaatacctatgcatattaaatatattcattatatagaATGAGAATTGGGGGTTTAGATGCGCCATTATATTATTATGACAAATAAACAATGCAGAAAAATTAAACATAAGCTTCaggcaaaatgtatttattgatttcttGTTTAATAGTGATCGTCTTAGTGCTTGCACACTTAACTAATGTGGTAATATTTACAAATGTCTGCAGAAACATGTCATTTTTCCTCTTGTCTCCTGCAGGTCTTCATTCTGGTTTCGTCACGCTGCCTCGTTCATCTCGTCTCGACCAAAGCTTTGCAGAAACGTCTGAAATGCTCAGCTCAGATAGTCGACGGAGCTCCTTACCTGAGAACAGCGAGGTCTCAATGACGCGATCTGATTCGCTCTCGTCCTTCACGGTGGACCTCGGCCCCTCCCTCATGAGTGAGGTGTTGGAGTTGATTGACAGCTCCTGCTGCCTCATTAGGAGCCATCAGgatcaggaggaggaggaggaggaggaagggcaGCAGAGCTCTGTGTTTGAGATGGATCATGAATGTCAGACAGCTCCGATCGGAGCAGACATCACCATCGAGCCCAGGAGGTTCCAGCAGGCTGCTAGCGTGCTAGCACGTCACTTTGGAGGAGGAAGACCTGAAGAAGAGAGTCAGAGACCGTCATCTTTCAGACACACAAGGACGCCATACAGCTTCACTGAGACAGAGGATGAAATCAAAGTATGAGCATCAGAAATCAAACATAAGGACAGTTATGATATTATAAACCAGTCTGATTTCAAAgacagtttagtttttattacagTCTTGTTTTGAAAATAAGAATCCAGGGATTTTTATTTGGACAGTTTAAAGGACTTGAAAGAGACCTGCTATACAGTCAGTGCATGAATGGAGAGCCATCTTTCTCTATTAATTAACAAACATTCAGCtgtaaatttctttttaaatcttgGAATCAAgtatatattcaataaaactgttctgtacattttttcacaagtacatttatattttaatgttgtttaaatgtgcATATTCATGTACAAAACCTAAAGGCAATAACCAGGATCTTTAGCATCTAcagttaattaaatatagatcTACAGCAAAGACattcatattatttgtattttttcattgtgacatttagattttataaaacttcatatattttaacAGAATTTGTCCAGTTTTATACTTAACCCTGACAGATATATGTATTTTTGAGCGAACAAGTAATGttaaacacaaatgaataatattcatatatgcaGTGAATTTATGTGGAATTAATTTGGGAGTTTCTTATGTGTATATAATTTACGGTTAATAAAAGATGTGTTTAGGAACATGTACATGTCATTGTATTTTAATTCTTAAAGGATAAAGAGCATGTTAAAAATATCTCTTGAAGATGATACGACTGATACATTATTCAAATCAGTCAGCGTTTACTTTCTGTGAATGTTTAGCTTTCGGTTTTAGTTGAAAATAGATTTTCGTTGTCAGAAACAgtatacaaggtttttttttttttttttttgttaaatatgaaagACAAGAATCATAGTCAGAAAGAGCTGAGATCAGGTTTGTAATGAAATAGCATAAATATGGTGACTAAATGCAGTATACAacagtaaattatgaaataaatgagtAATTGAGAATAGCTCCGCCCTTAGTTGGTTGCATCATCACTATGGCTGAGTAGAGGTGGCCTCTGGAGCACAGATGCACGTCAATTTGTAGTCCTGAAGTTAAGAAAGTGAGTGAGAAAAACTAggttaataaattaaattcatagtTTGAAAATAGGAACAATAATAACATCGCTAACAGGAAGTTAGTTGAATAGCTGCTAATCGAGTTTGTTCTGAATCCAAGGAGTAAATGAGAAGCTAAAATGATTCATCTACGAGAaccttgtaaaatgtaatttacttggTTCATTGGGGATTATTTCTTATCttaattagggctgggcaatatagcCAAACAAATAATATCTTGGTATTTTTTGTCTGAAATGCGATATCTCGATATCTGCCCAATGTTGTCCAATAAAACAATTAATCTGGGAATAATGCAAGGATCTTGTTTGTAGACTTCAGTTCGGCCTTCAGTACCATCATGCTTGACCTTCTCTCAgacaaactgacccagctctctgtcccTAGCTCCATCTTTCAGTGGATCAGCAGCTTCCTGACAGAccggcagcagctagtgaggctgggtaAACTCACATCCAGGTCTCTCACGATCAGCATGGCAACCCCCAGGGCATCGTACGCATGTTCACATTAACACCATTTCATGCTCATGACGTAGTAGGACATAGTGTAAGTTCTGGCGAGAAGTGACGAATGCGGAAGTGCAgcggagagag includes:
- the LOC109052609 gene encoding cdc42 effector protein 1-like, translating into MSLGKLPAIKGLVSTSHGKRRFKSDLSVDMISPPLGDFRHTMHVGRGGDVFGDTSFLSNYGGSSNSEGIRYPDSPSGSKPTRFLSRTLQHVRKTPLPRLRGGSRDFSSPPPPISPIIKNAISLPQLNMNDGGLMRALLPTSTSSPDEPLCSYGLHSGFVTLPRSSRLDQSFAETSEMLSSDSRRSSLPENSEVSMTRSDSLSSFTVDLGPSLMSEVLELIDSSCCLIRSHQDQEEEEEEEGQQSSVFEMDHECQTAPIGADITIEPRRFQQAASVLARHFGGGRPEEESQRPSSFRHTRTPYSFTETEDEIKV